The sequence below is a genomic window from Uranotaenia lowii strain MFRU-FL chromosome 2, ASM2978415v1, whole genome shotgun sequence.
AGGAGCTACTTTCGTCTTCGCAGCAACCAAAGCACATGTAGGATTATCACTTTTCAGGATCCGTAAATACGCTACACATGCGAATGCAGACTCGCTAGCATCAACAAGCACATGTAATTGAAGTCCATCGAGAGCCGAAATAACCATCCCAGGAAAAAAACACCGCGGCACGCTGACTTCGTTCAATCTTGGCAGTAAATTTCTCCACCTATTCCAGACTTCAATTAACTCATCAGGTATAACATCATCCCATTCAGCTCCATATTTCCACAGTTCTTGCATCAGTATTTTACCATGCACTACAAAGTGTGCGACGAGACCTAAGGGGTCAAATAGACTCATGACCGTGCTCAAAATTTGCCGCTTCGTAGGCGCTCTGCTGCTATTTAAAATTCGTTCAATCGCTGGTTGCATGATTGTATTGAAGGTAAAGGTATCGGAATGAGGTCTCCACATCATTCCTAGGATTCGCTCAACTTGATTTGACTCTTCTACGCCTGGCTCGAACTTGAGCGAAATGTTCTTTTGTACAGATGCGGCACCGATTTTTTTGAGAACTTCAGTCGAGTTTGACACGAAATTGCGAATCTCAAACCCTCCTAAAGAATGCACATACCTGACTTCATTTATACGCGTAACCGCTTCCTCTGGAGTATCCAAGGAATCCAAGTAGTCATCGACATATGTTCGCTCAACTATGGCCTCAGCCGCTAGTGGATACTGTTCGGCGTGCTCGTGggcgtttaaatttttaatatattgcgCGATACATGGCGAGCAGGACGCGCCAAAGGTAGCAACATCCATTACATACACTTGGGGTGGCTGGTCGGGCTGATCACGGAACAAGAAACGTTGCGCCTGTCGGTCTTCCTTTCTGATGTTTACCTGATGGAACATCTCTTTAACATCGCCGCAGATAGCAATGTTCTTCTCACGAAATCGTAGTAGAATGGCAGTGAGGGAAGCTAGCATATCAGGTCCCTTACTCAGCATATCGTTCAGCGATACGCCGTAGGATTTCGCGGCTGCATCCCACACTAAACGGATCTTTTCCGGTTTTTTTGGGTTACGCACTACGCCAAGTGGTAGGTACCATACCTGTTCAGGCTGGGTTTCCGCCAACTCTTGGTCGGTTATTTTATGTGCATATCCCTGATCAAGGTAGTTCTTTATTTGCTCTCGTACAACTTTATACAACTGAGGAtccttttccaattttttatgcAAACTTATTTCTCTGCGTACTGCAGTAGCATATGAATTAGGAAAACTTCGATATTGATATTTCCACAATAATCCTGTTTCGAATCGGTTGCCTATGCGCCTCGTTGTTTCCTCGAGCGTTCTCAATGCCCCTTTTTCCACACTTTTATCAAATCGTTTGACAACTAAGGATTCTTCTAGGCCGAAAAACTGACCAACCAGTCCATGCAGTTCTTGGTTCGATGTCTGCTGATCAACATGAACATGAAGATGCTCTACACAGTCCGCGGTACTCAATTGTTTACCATAGACGCTCCAACCCAAACGCGTTTTTACAGCAACTAACTCGTTGTTTCGTCCTTCTCGGGTAGCCAATGGTGCTAACAGTCGAACTTGATCAATCCCTATAATAATCCCTGGAGTAGCACTGGAATAACTTTGCAAAGGGAGTCCCTTGAGATGCGGATATTCTTTCTGTATGGTTTCATAATCAAACGATTGTTCTGGAAGTTTCAATTGTGGTACTGTCCTCACGTCTtccattttaaacattttgtccGATCCCTGAGCGGAAATTAAAACGGAAATTCGCTGCGATTTCTTCTCTTCGCGAGATATGTCCCCAGTCCACGATAACCAAAGGGGGTCTACTCTCCCTGTGATACCAAGTTTATCGGGAATCCACGATTCAATCATGGTTGCTGAAGATCCGTCGTCAAGGAAGGCGTATGTTTCGATTTTCTCACCACCACAGTGTATTTCAACCGGCAGATATCGGAAGAGAGCATACGAAGTCACAGCATGGTGGTTATGATAAGCAGTTTCTCTGTTAACCTGGTTTTTCACATTATGATTGCTGGGGCTACTAGTGGCATTTGAGTGAAGTAAACTATGGTGTCGTACTCTACACCCTTCAACTCTACACTCTTTAGTAGATCGGCAAGGCCATCTTCTGTGGGGTACAAGACAGTTTCTGCACATTCCTTTCTGCTTGATAACTTTACACCTCCCTTCTACATCGAGAGCTTTAAACTGACTGCAGTTAGCCACTTCATGACTAGGGTTAGAGCAGTAAACGCAAAGCTTCCTTGGTACTTGTTCAGAATCCGACGGTTCCTCGGATTCATGATCTTCCACGTgcacataaattttctgcttctCACGCACAGACTTTCCAGACTTTTCGGGGTTAAGAGCCGCCTTTTTCGGTAAAACAACGTCTGCTGTAACTACAACGAGTTCTGTCATGAATGTGCTGAACGTTTCAAGATTGACAACCGAGTTCTTTCGCTTGAAGCGTGACCAATCTATCTGCAACTGTGTGGGGAGTTTTTCCACTAGTTCTATCAGCAACGATGAGTCAAAGAGATGTTCTCTCAATTGTGCTGTTGTTAAGTAATCCACCGCATTTTTTACTGCCAGCCCAAATGTTATAATGGAttgcaaattttcatgtttGGGTGGTGGTAAACCGCGGAGCTGTTGTAGCATGGTGTACAGTAAAATTTCTGGTTGCCCGAAAAGCATTTTCAAGGTTTCTATAATTTCTGGTACTGCTGCTGGAAATTGTAGCTTACTTTTAACTGCGTCCAATGCCTGGCCTTTCAGGCAACGTTGAAGCCTCGCTAGATTTTCTTCGTTGGTGAAACCACATGAATCGGAGCTGTTCTTGAAAGACCAGAAGAATAGGGGCCAATCTTGCGGATGTCCCGAGAAGTCAGGAAGTTCTCGTTGGATCACTTGGCGTGCTGCCAGTTGTTTATTCGACGGGCCGGTATAATCTTCCCGAGGTATCACTGGTGGTGGGCGATAATTCAATCTCGTCTGTAACGGTACTTCCACTGGCTTCGCAGGTAGCACTCGGGTATTTTGCAAAAACGGAGACATTGTCGATGGAGGGCTTAGCCCTTCGTGCCCAATTGGCAATGAACTAGAGGCTATTGTAGTAATTGGCACGGATGATAGGGGATCTACCACCCATGTAACATTAGGGGAATTATTCATAGCAGATGCATAAGGATGAGGCACCCCTTCGGATAATCTGACAGAGCCCTGTACTAACGTCATATCGGTACAGTTTGGAACTACCGAGTATGCAAAAGGTGGGCCACTATTGGGGCCTGTTGTAATTTTAACTGATTCATTCGCTGACATAGGAGCAATAGGTTGTTGCTGGAAGTTCGACAGTGGAACGCTTAAATTGTGTCCGATTGTTTCTTCCGAGATTGTAGAAAGTGGTCTTCTGTCGCATAGTGAATTGACAAAACAACGCATTGCTGAACTGTCTGGTGATATACAGAACGATGATGGTACTAAAAGTCGATTACCTAGGTCCTCTGGGCGATCCATAGCTGTCCGATTGGGCTCTGCCAATGGTAATGCTGATGGTAGTTTTTGGGAAAAGGTTTCTGGTACGCTCACTCGCGGTACTAAACGTGATCCTGTCGGACTGACAACCGTTAACTGCGGCATTCGAATATCCGGAAGAACTACGGGAGTTAGCAACGGTAAACCTTGTCCAGCATACGGTGTTGAGGCAGATTTCGGAACTAGAGGCACATTCGGGGGACTACTAAGTGAGATCGAAGAAATAGCTCTAGCTACTGACACGAATGGCTCTGTGTTTGATGATTGCGGCGGAAACTCCCAGGCAGCAACTCTTTCCGGTTGTGCACCCACCGGTTCCTTCGCCAACCAATTTTCTACAATTTGCCTACTATTCCTGCTGCTAGCTTTGCTTTGCTCACTCCTATTACCTCTCGAACCCTCTCGCTGGACATCGTATTTCTGTTTTAGAAATTCCTTTTCTATTTCCAATCGCTTCTTACGAAATTCCTTCCGGTCTTCCTCTTCTTTCTCTAGTGCTTTCAATTCCATATCCTTTTCCTCTTCTAGCATTTGTATATTTTCTTGGATTCGTGACGATCGTCTACTGGATCTTGATGCAGCCTTCGATGCGACTTCAACAGTATTTGAAAGGCATGCTGCACATACCCAAGATTTCTCAGTGGCCTCTATTGAAGATGAGACGCCCGCGCAATCGTAATGAGCCCAATTCTCACATTTGTCGCAGCCTACAAGATTAGCAGCACTGTCCGGCCGACTACACAGGAAGCAGTTGTGTTCCACGGCGGCATCAGGGGTAACAACTCTCTTGGAACGAGCTTCTTCCGTTGGCATGTTTTGGTTGTTACGATCCATTGTAtgcaactttaaatttttaagtttgttgGGGAAGTCGCAGGTGTcaataaaacacaaattttgataGCGGATGcttaaaactaaaatatatAATTCAGTTAGTTAATTATTCGTCATTTAGAAGTTCCAGATTCAACCTACATTTAAAGTGTTCCGACAATCCGATATTCTGCCCTTCTCCAACTCAATATAATTCAAATATAGCTGAGCTACTCAATGGATTCGATCTCCTGCTGTATAATATCTTAATGATATCGGTTAAACTTTCTATTTATCTTTAATTATTTAGGTTACCGTTCTACTGTGAAAACTTCTATAAGATGCGACGTATTTCTGGCACTCAACACTTCCAAATCTGCTTTTGCCTGATAGAAATAATTAATATGATTTGTACCAAAGGGTTAACAAGAAAAACTTACAATATGCAACTGTGATAAACTGCTAAACTGGTATTTCAAATGATTGAGTTAGCATCAAGACTCGAACTGCTATTCGCCTAGAAACACGTTTTCACCTTATCTTCGATCAGGATCATATCTGTTATGACAACAAACTGACAATGACAGATGTCGCTGGAACTCACCCTTTATCACCAAGGGGCTCgccaacaaagagagttgccggtagttcaagcgaaaccctaacctctctctccgagatgccgtaaataagctgggtgtatcgtctacaactgtGCATCGAggcaaaaaacgagccggactatcgacttacaagaaggtagtgactccaaatcgcgatgataaacaaaatacgacggcgcgatcccggaggctgtacacgacgatgctgacgaagtttgactgcgtgataatggacgacgaaacctacgtcaaagccgactacaagcagcttccgggacaggagtttcatacgacaaaaggaaggggaaaggt
It includes:
- the LOC129742271 gene encoding uncharacterized protein LOC129742271, translated to MDRNNQNMPTEEARSKRVVTPDAAVEHNCFLCSRPDSAANLVGCDKCENWAHYDCAGVSSSIEATEKSWVCAACLSNTVEVASKAASRSSRRSSRIQENIQMLEEEKDMELKALEKEEEDRKEFRKKRLEIEKEFLKQKYDVQREGSRGNRSEQSKASSRNSRQIVENWLAKEPVGAQPERVAAWEFPPQSSNTEPFVSVARAISSISLSSPPNVPLVPKSASTPYAGQGLPLLTPVVLPDIRMPQLTVVSPTGSRLVPRVSVPETFSQKLPSALPLAEPNRTAMDRPEDLGNRLLVPSSFCISPDSSAMRCFVNSLCDRRPLSTISEETIGHNLSVPLSNFQQQPIAPMSANESVKITTGPNSGPPFAYSVVPNCTDMTLVQGSVRLSEGVPHPYASAMNNSPNVTWVVDPLSSVPITTIASSSLPIGHEGLSPPSTMSPFLQNTRVLPAKPVEVPLQTRLNYRPPPVIPREDYTGPSNKQLAARQVIQRELPDFSGHPQDWPLFFWSFKNSSDSCGFTNEENLARLQRCLKGQALDAVKSKLQFPAAVPEIIETLKMLFGQPEILLYTMLQQLRGLPPPKHENLQSIITFGLAVKNAVDYLTTAQLREHLFDSSLLIELVEKLPTQLQIDWSRFKRKNSVVNLETFSTFMTELVVVTADVVLPKKAALNPEKSGKSVREKQKIYVHVEDHESEEPSDSEQVPRKLCVYCSNPSHEVANCSQFKALDVEGRCKVIKQKGMCRNCLVPHRRWPCRSTKECRVEGCRVRHHSLLHSNATSSPSNHNVKNQVNRETAYHNHHAVTSYALFRYLPVEIHCGGEKIETYAFLDDGSSATMIESWIPDKLGITGRVDPLWLSWTGDISREEKKSQRISVLISAQGSDKMFKMEDVRTVPQLKLPEQSFDYETIQKEYPHLKGLPLQSYSSATPGIIIGIDQVRLLAPLATREGRNNELVAVKTRLGWSVYGKQLSTADCVEHLHVHVDQQTSNQELHGLVGQFFGLEESLVVKRFDKSVEKGALRTLEETTRRIGNRFETGLLWKYQYRSFPNSYATAVRREISLHKKLEKDPQLYKVVREQIKNYLDQGYAHKITDQELAETQPEQVWYLPLGVVRNPKKPEKIRLVWDAAAKSYGVSLNDMLSKGPDMLASLTAILLRFREKNIAICGDVKEMFHQVNIRKEDRQAQRFLFRDQPDQPPQVYVMDVATFGASCSPCIAQYIKNLNAHEHAEQYPLAAEAIVERTYVDDYLDSLDTPEEAVTRINEVRYVHSLGGFEIRNFVSNSTEVLKKIGAASVQKNISLKFEPGVEESNQVERILGMMWRPHSDTFTFNTIMQPAIERILNSSRAPTKRQILSTVMSLFDPLGLVAHFVVHGKILMQELWKYGAEWDDVIPDELIEVWNRWRNLLPRLNEVSVPRCFFPGMVISALDGLQLHVLVDASESAFACVAYLRILKSDNPTCALVAAKTKVAPLKPISMPRSELQAALMGARLIESVSETLKLPIGRRYLWTDSLTVLSWLRSDSRRYHQFVAFRVGEILTKTTISEWRYVPSKLNVAFDATKWGNGPSFCPSDRWFTGPEFLQQPENLWPADRKTNSQPEEELRAAFLHHNELPNTLIEITRYSRWERLIRATSCFLRVAQRFKKVVITGPYTSEEMQRAETFLIIQVQTEVYPAEYRLLKKNIKNAETVSISKLSVLYPLSPFMDEFGVIRMDSRIGVAPHPLVENKYPIILPKNHHFTDLLIYHYHQRFFHRNNETVCNEIHQRYRIQNLRVSVRRVAKSCKLCQIRNARPRPPRMAPLPTARLTPYIKPFTHTGVDFFGPLMVKQGRSLVKRWVSLFTCLTIRAVHVEIVHSLSASSCILAIRRFIARRGSPSSFYSDNGTNFRGAYNILRHQIQNINEECAITFTNTNTQWHFNPPLTPHMGGCWERMVRSIKEAMQAVGEHVQNPSDEILETVVLEAESIVNSRPLTYVPLDNFDSEALTPNLFLMYSEKGITQPARLIQTDTRVLRDSWRLAQTLVDLFWSRWIKEYLPSIARRTKWFDAVKPLEEGDVVIVINENRRNGWERGRILEVVKAADGQVRQVVIQTATGVCRRPATKVALLDVRQE